A stretch of the Solanum dulcamara chromosome 6, daSolDulc1.2, whole genome shotgun sequence genome encodes the following:
- the LOC129892785 gene encoding uncharacterized protein LOC129892785: MVFGKACHLPVELEHRAYWEIKNLNLDPELVGRKQLNQLHELEEFRLQAYENVRTHLCEFGKLFPGKLRFKWSSPFEVVCMIPHGAVELWNSSKMSTFLVNGQRVKHYFGSDVYCEKETVELEDE, encoded by the coding sequence ATGGTATTTGGTAAAGCATGTCACTTACCAGTTGAGTTAGAGCACCGAGCCTATTGGGAAATCAAGAATCTTAATCTTGACCCAGAGTTAGTAGGGAGAAAGCAGTTGAACCAATTGCATGAGTTGGAGGAGTTTAGGCTCCAGGCCTATGAAAATGTGCGAACACACTTATGCGAATTCGGGAAACTTTTTCCAGGAAAGTTAAGATTCAAGTGGAGTAGCCCCTTTGAAGTGGTATGTATGATACCTCATGGAGCTGTGGAACTGTGGAATTCCTCAAAAATGTCCACGTTTCTAGTTAATGGGCAAAGAGTCAAGCATTACTTTGGTAGTGATGTGTACTGTGAAAAGGAAACTGTAGAACTTGAGGATGAATGA